One window of Rasiella rasia genomic DNA carries:
- the nhaC gene encoding Na+/H+ antiporter NhaC translates to MQENDNLSEIDIEKQHIIDNKELSIWEALIPVVILMGLLAYNIFFVEGQEWLGGYTNQLILLMGGVVGAVVGLFNKVSLGVMLLEVWENLKSVFVPIVILFLVGALAGTWLISGVIPAMVYYGLQVLSPEIFLPASLIISAIISVATGSSWTTSATVGIALVGIGTALGINPGMIAGAVISGAYFGDKMSPLSDTTNLAPAMAGTDLFTHIKYMAWTTVPTVIVTLIVFSIISATVDVTGDADISGLLTTIDATFNITPWLFIVPAIVIALIFFKTKPLIALTAGIVTAAVVAVIFQSEVLAGLSDSSMGAIVQSILTDTAIVTENEKLNDLFSAGGMEGMLWTIYLIICAMVFGGIMDGIGALSRITKSLLALASSIFGLFASTVISCLGLNVVASDQYLAIVVPGKMFKKAYENRGLAPQNLSRTLEDSGTVTSVLIPWNTCGAYQSGVLGVSVADYFVYAIFNWLSPFMTLLFAAFRIKIKMLRQPKTA, encoded by the coding sequence ATGCAAGAAAACGACAACCTCTCTGAAATTGATATCGAGAAACAACATATTATAGATAATAAAGAGCTTTCTATTTGGGAGGCACTTATACCTGTTGTAATTCTCATGGGTCTACTTGCCTATAACATCTTCTTTGTAGAAGGCCAAGAATGGTTGGGCGGTTATACCAATCAACTAATACTCCTTATGGGAGGTGTAGTAGGTGCGGTTGTTGGCCTCTTTAACAAAGTCTCTCTAGGCGTCATGTTACTAGAGGTGTGGGAGAATCTAAAAAGTGTATTTGTACCTATCGTGATTCTATTTTTAGTTGGTGCATTGGCCGGCACATGGCTTATAAGTGGTGTTATACCTGCAATGGTTTATTACGGACTACAAGTTCTAAGTCCAGAAATTTTCTTGCCTGCATCGCTAATTATTTCTGCTATTATTTCAGTCGCTACAGGGAGCTCGTGGACGACCTCTGCTACGGTAGGTATTGCCCTTGTAGGAATTGGAACAGCCTTAGGCATAAATCCTGGAATGATAGCAGGAGCTGTTATTTCTGGAGCTTATTTCGGAGATAAAATGTCTCCCTTAAGTGATACCACAAACTTAGCCCCAGCAATGGCGGGAACAGATTTGTTTACACACATAAAATATATGGCATGGACAACAGTGCCAACGGTTATTGTTACCTTAATCGTCTTTTCAATTATAAGCGCGACTGTAGATGTGACGGGAGATGCCGACATTAGCGGATTATTAACGACTATTGATGCAACTTTCAATATTACGCCTTGGCTTTTTATCGTCCCAGCTATAGTTATTGCATTAATTTTCTTTAAAACAAAGCCGCTTATCGCATTAACAGCAGGGATTGTAACTGCAGCAGTTGTTGCTGTAATATTCCAGTCTGAAGTGCTCGCAGGTCTAAGTGATTCTAGTATGGGAGCCATAGTACAATCTATACTTACAGATACCGCAATTGTTACCGAAAATGAAAAACTAAACGACCTATTTTCTGCAGGAGGTATGGAAGGAATGTTATGGACTATTTACCTTATCATCTGTGCCATGGTTTTTGGAGGAATTATGGATGGAATTGGCGCATTGTCTAGAATTACAAAATCATTATTGGCTTTGGCAAGCAGTATCTTCGGACTCTTTGCAAGCACCGTAATTAGCTGTTTAGGTCTTAACGTAGTTGCGAGTGATCAATACCTTGCCATTGTAGTACCAGGAAAAATGTTTAAAAAAGCATATGAAAACAGAGGACTTGCACCTCAGAACTTATCTAGAACGCTTGAGGACAGTGGTACTGTAACTTCGGTACTAATCCCTTGGAATACATGTGGGGCCTACCAGAGTGGCGTTTTAGGCGTTAGTGTGGCCGATTATTTTGTCTATGCTATCTTCAATTGGCTAAGTCCGTTTATGACTTTACTATTTGCAGCTTTCAGAATAAAAATAAAGATGTTACGTCAGCCTAAGACTGCATAA
- a CDS encoding peroxiredoxin has protein sequence MAIVGKKFPNIAVDATNKSGVTHKVNILEKAKEENKKVLLFWYPKDFTFVCPTELHAFQDAMDAFEQRNTIVIGASCDTPEVHFAWLNTPKNHGGIEGVSYTLLADSNRNLSNQLGILDVTNERYDEETGVVLVDGDNVTYRATYLIDEEGTVFHEGINHMPLGRNVSEFLRLIDAYTHVQQNGEVCPANWQEGATAMSANREGVAAYLSEHLN, from the coding sequence ATGGCCATTGTAGGTAAAAAATTTCCAAATATTGCAGTAGACGCAACAAACAAGTCAGGAGTTACACACAAAGTGAACATTCTTGAGAAAGCAAAAGAAGAAAACAAAAAGGTTCTTTTGTTTTGGTACCCTAAAGACTTTACGTTTGTTTGTCCAACAGAATTACACGCATTTCAAGACGCAATGGATGCTTTTGAGCAGAGAAATACCATTGTAATTGGAGCTTCTTGCGACACTCCTGAAGTACATTTTGCATGGTTAAACACCCCTAAAAATCACGGCGGAATTGAAGGTGTATCTTATACGCTTTTGGCAGATAGCAACCGTAACCTATCAAACCAATTGGGCATTTTAGATGTTACTAATGAGCGCTATGATGAAGAAACAGGAGTAGTTTTAGTAGACGGTGATAATGTTACATATCGCGCTACATACCTCATCGATGAAGAAGGAACAGTTTTTCATGAAGGTATTAACCACATGCCACTTGGTAGAAACGTGTCAGAATTTCTAAGATTAATAGACGCATACACCCATGTGCAACAAAATGGTGAAGTATGTCCTGCAAATTGGCAGGAAGGAGCAACGGCTATGAGCGCAAATCGCGAAGGTGTTGCAGCATATCTTTCAGAGCATTTAAACTAA
- a CDS encoding sensor histidine kinase, whose translation MKKPIIFILLLLFIFEIYAQNQIQFQHYGVDDGLSQIAVYDLEIDKTGHVWVATHKGVNRFNGSKFDVFQTPIDTLKNGLVFNEVFHTIEDTDGMIWLGTRKGLSKYNPRTQLFTNFSKVGTCDQCLIRDHIAFLKEHGPYIYIGTSGGLSRINKETHNITSWPYVEGKKDGPRKTAIREIEVLDDGRLVLVSNVGISIFNPENDTFKHLDSTNGLPEDKLQSIFRDSKNRYWIGCETLGLVLLTGTWDNPSFKHYPPQPNKGPSHGFIYEISEDKNGLLWMATFHGITLLQPETETFTYLYHNPNNDNSLSSNQVFSIARDANDRMWVATISGLDVYDPYLNQFGVLRYEKDNPRSLASDKTFSIYEDSKGFLWIGNYENGVTVISPDNSVEAYIHISNGEGEQKLSGAQIIGIEEDDHGRIWLATFNGVNIIDWADRTKKTYTISQFDLSTVTHNAHLSQYTYFIKKGKNGSMYVGTHGAGLIKVNRDGSLKQFSFKDKPTGILENVIISMEIDEKDRIWLGTSILGFGMIEDENTQDYFTRLPGNAIMGSYGIHKILCVDERELIMTTGAGVFQFSDKEALFTSSTPQVKRFTEEDGLSDNVVYEMVKVNQNQYWLSTGNGLTKWNKATNELKPYIKTLANKNLDFNQAAAVKTKDGKLYFGNTSGVIHFNPNKIFENTAAPKVYYSNLRVLNEIVPIKGKTKDTFTIPEALRYLQKITLKPQDKIFSIQVTTVNHTLPKQTSFAYKLDGFEENWTYTTNPIITRTNLDPGTYTLLAKASNNDGVWSAPISLQIEILPPWHRTWWAYILFALAAIGFVYFLLKLRLQQERRVELARAQERDIFRKRSSRDFHDEAGTKITRISLITELARMENIDNKALQDHLHQIEENVQDLNSGMRDFIWTLDPSKDNAYDTLTRYTEFAGKFCEYANIQFKSEPISEDLKTKELNMAERRHLLMILKEATNNCVKHGNPTTLHFSIQHKPGKLIVILKDNGNGFDTNQESNGNGLKNMRERAEALGGALKINSKTNGGTALTLTLETTRLGN comes from the coding sequence ATGAAGAAGCCTATAATCTTTATACTTCTTTTGCTCTTTATTTTCGAAATTTATGCCCAAAACCAAATTCAATTTCAGCATTATGGAGTGGATGATGGATTGAGCCAAATTGCTGTATACGACCTAGAAATTGATAAAACGGGGCATGTTTGGGTTGCTACGCACAAAGGAGTAAACAGATTTAACGGCTCCAAATTTGACGTTTTTCAAACACCCATAGACACCTTAAAAAACGGACTCGTATTTAATGAAGTGTTCCACACCATTGAAGACACAGATGGAATGATATGGTTAGGCACAAGAAAAGGACTTTCTAAATACAATCCCAGAACCCAATTATTTACTAATTTCTCTAAAGTTGGTACTTGCGACCAATGCCTTATTCGAGACCATATTGCATTTTTAAAAGAACATGGCCCGTACATTTATATTGGCACCAGCGGAGGTCTATCTCGTATAAACAAAGAAACTCATAACATTACTTCTTGGCCGTATGTGGAAGGAAAAAAAGATGGTCCAAGGAAGACTGCTATACGAGAGATAGAGGTTTTAGATGATGGTAGATTAGTATTAGTCTCGAACGTGGGAATTTCAATTTTTAACCCCGAAAATGACACATTTAAACATTTAGACTCAACAAATGGATTACCAGAAGACAAGCTTCAATCTATTTTTAGAGATAGTAAAAATAGGTATTGGATAGGATGTGAAACCCTAGGATTAGTATTATTAACTGGTACTTGGGACAACCCTAGCTTTAAGCATTATCCGCCGCAACCAAATAAAGGCCCATCCCACGGATTTATCTACGAAATTTCTGAAGATAAAAATGGCTTGCTATGGATGGCTACTTTTCATGGCATTACTTTACTGCAACCAGAGACAGAAACCTTTACATATTTATATCACAATCCTAATAATGATAACTCCCTAAGTTCTAATCAAGTGTTTAGCATAGCCCGAGACGCTAATGATAGAATGTGGGTGGCGACCATCTCTGGTCTGGATGTTTACGACCCCTATCTCAATCAGTTTGGTGTCTTACGTTATGAAAAAGACAACCCTAGAAGTCTAGCAAGCGATAAGACTTTTTCTATCTATGAAGATTCTAAAGGGTTTTTGTGGATTGGCAACTACGAAAATGGAGTCACAGTAATTAGCCCAGATAATTCTGTAGAAGCATATATTCATATCTCTAATGGTGAGGGAGAACAAAAGCTTTCAGGGGCTCAAATTATTGGAATTGAAGAAGATGATCATGGCAGGATTTGGCTGGCAACTTTTAATGGCGTCAATATTATAGATTGGGCAGATAGAACAAAGAAAACATATACAATTTCTCAATTCGATTTAAGCACGGTTACGCACAACGCACATTTAAGTCAGTATACTTACTTTATAAAAAAGGGCAAAAACGGCAGTATGTATGTTGGCACACATGGCGCTGGTCTTATTAAAGTAAATAGAGATGGCTCTCTTAAACAATTTAGCTTTAAGGACAAGCCTACCGGCATTCTTGAAAATGTAATAATTTCTATGGAAATAGATGAAAAGGATAGGATATGGCTTGGGACATCTATTTTAGGTTTTGGAATGATAGAAGATGAAAACACCCAAGATTACTTTACCCGTTTACCAGGGAATGCAATTATGGGCTCGTATGGTATTCACAAAATTCTATGTGTAGATGAAAGGGAACTTATCATGACCACAGGTGCAGGAGTTTTTCAATTTTCCGATAAAGAGGCCCTCTTTACATCATCTACCCCGCAAGTAAAAAGATTTACTGAAGAAGATGGTTTAAGTGACAATGTAGTATATGAAATGGTTAAAGTAAACCAAAACCAGTATTGGCTAAGTACTGGAAACGGCTTAACCAAATGGAACAAAGCAACAAATGAATTAAAACCATATATTAAAACCCTAGCAAATAAAAACCTAGATTTTAATCAAGCAGCTGCAGTTAAAACTAAAGATGGTAAGCTGTATTTCGGAAACACTTCTGGGGTAATTCATTTTAATCCAAATAAAATTTTTGAAAATACTGCAGCACCTAAGGTTTACTATTCAAATTTGAGGGTTCTAAATGAAATAGTACCAATAAAAGGCAAAACGAAAGATACTTTTACAATTCCTGAAGCACTTAGATATCTTCAAAAAATCACGCTAAAACCTCAAGATAAGATATTTTCAATTCAAGTTACAACCGTAAATCATACGTTGCCAAAACAAACCTCCTTCGCCTATAAACTCGATGGTTTTGAAGAAAATTGGACCTACACTACAAACCCCATCATTACCCGCACAAATTTAGACCCAGGCACCTATACACTCTTAGCTAAAGCTTCAAACAATGATGGAGTATGGAGCGCTCCTATTTCGTTACAAATTGAAATATTACCACCTTGGCACCGCACGTGGTGGGCATACATTCTTTTCGCGTTAGCAGCTATTGGATTTGTCTACTTTTTACTGAAACTTAGACTGCAACAAGAGCGACGCGTAGAATTAGCACGTGCCCAAGAACGAGATATTTTCAGAAAACGAAGCTCACGCGATTTCCATGATGAGGCGGGTACAAAAATCACACGAATTTCATTGATTACCGAACTAGCCCGTATGGAAAACATTGATAATAAAGCATTACAAGACCATTTGCATCAAATTGAAGAAAACGTACAAGACCTCAATAGCGGTATGCGTGATTTTATTTGGACCTTAGATCCTTCAAAAGATAATGCCTATGACACCCTTACCAGATATACCGAATTTGCAGGCAAGTTCTGTGAATATGCAAACATTCAATTTAAAAGTGAGCCCATTTCCGAAGACCTAAAAACAAAGGAGCTTAATATGGCAGAACGTCGGCATTTGCTAATGATTTTAAAAGAGGCTACCAACAATTGTGTAAAGCATGGCAACCCTACTACCCTACATTTTAGCATTCAGCATAAACCTGGTAAGCTTATCGTGATACTTAAAGACAATGGTAACGGGTTTGATACCAATCAAGAAAGTAATGGTAACGGACTTAAAAATATGCGTGAGAGAGCTGAAGCTTTGGGTGGTGCTCTAAAAATAAATTCTAAAACCAATGGCGGAACCGCGTTAACACTCACTTTAGAAACTACCCGTCTGGGTAACTGA
- a CDS encoding response regulator transcription factor yields the protein MNKLSNIKISIVEDDALILKSLQQVLNNAEGFHVTGTFFSAEAALEILKNHCPDVLLLDIDLPGISGIEAIPKLKKIQPELNIVMLTVHEESDLVFSALRNGAVGYLVKGSSSKFLLQGIRDVFDGGAPMSPSIARQVIASFTPQTEHHLSSRELEVLEKLSNGTNNRQIAEDLYVSTNTIKAHIKNIYKKLHVNSRAEAVSKAIKKGWI from the coding sequence ATGAACAAGCTATCTAACATAAAAATTTCTATTGTTGAAGACGATGCGCTCATCTTAAAGTCGTTGCAACAAGTTCTTAATAATGCCGAAGGGTTTCATGTAACCGGAACTTTTTTTTCTGCGGAAGCTGCGCTGGAAATTCTAAAAAATCACTGCCCTGATGTTTTACTTCTAGACATTGACCTTCCTGGTATATCTGGTATAGAGGCAATTCCGAAGTTAAAAAAAATACAACCAGAACTCAATATTGTGATGCTAACCGTTCATGAAGAATCAGATCTAGTTTTCTCTGCTTTACGAAATGGCGCCGTTGGCTACTTAGTAAAAGGAAGCTCTTCTAAGTTTCTTCTTCAAGGTATTCGCGATGTATTTGATGGCGGCGCTCCTATGAGTCCGTCAATTGCACGCCAAGTAATAGCTTCATTTACTCCACAAACAGAACACCATTTAAGCAGCAGAGAATTAGAGGTATTAGAAAAGCTAAGTAATGGCACGAATAATCGCCAGATAGCCGAAGATTTATATGTGTCAACCAATACCATTAAAGCCCATATAAAGAACATCTACAAAAAGCTACATGTAAATTCTAGAGCCGAGGCCGTAAGCAAAGCAATAAAAAAAGGCTGGATATAG
- a CDS encoding DUF1565 domain-containing protein yields the protein MKKTFFLLAIIVSFGLYGQDDCIPIPNGNFQNWSGNDDPVNWLTTNMGDKYGTPTVGFDMRNVFRTPGKFGFGVRIKNASVLEMLKSEKPEEFAKLPASVKEQLRKSSFSGSLFTCQGNCEDATLSENEVFMRKNMFFPLEKAPGALCGYYKANLKEGDKLWIFPYLAIENDMSAGGVMPGETASVITKSTSDWTAFRIPLRLLPDRTPVKALIQMQMVGSGFPVTPPYGMSAIELAQKYPSTDGSEVFIDELCFCGEADVIDPDDPILNAIGMGTGGGSGSGTGDENNSGNETGEVIYMAPNGSDTNSGTRANPFATIQKALTVAQGKRLQGKPVKIIVKDGTYRQEASISGNGGNLPPLQIEAENLHQAIFIGSEPITVNPNWQSQTQNLYMTTNGTLHPDQKPVFNAANYSNPMDTSVPALLVNGRQLKHQQGGNLMDISNAYVYSPQLFMVNPGGVNLTSASIEVSVRENAIKVESGGNVLVKGLRLKGYPQASIPQLTDQQMPGLDGVQATNCKYE from the coding sequence ATGAAAAAAACATTTTTTTTACTCGCAATTATAGTTTCTTTCGGTTTATACGGTCAAGATGATTGTATTCCTATACCGAATGGAAATTTTCAAAATTGGTCTGGAAATGACGACCCCGTTAATTGGCTTACCACCAATATGGGCGATAAATACGGAACTCCCACAGTTGGGTTCGATATGCGTAATGTATTTAGAACTCCAGGAAAATTTGGCTTTGGGGTACGCATTAAAAACGCATCGGTTTTAGAGATGCTAAAAAGTGAAAAGCCAGAGGAGTTTGCAAAGCTTCCTGCATCTGTAAAAGAACAACTTCGGAAGAGTTCTTTTAGTGGTTCTCTCTTTACGTGTCAGGGTAATTGTGAAGACGCCACCTTGTCAGAAAATGAAGTGTTTATGAGAAAAAACATGTTCTTTCCGTTAGAAAAAGCTCCGGGCGCCTTATGTGGATATTACAAAGCTAATTTAAAGGAGGGCGATAAATTATGGATATTTCCTTACCTGGCTATAGAAAATGATATGTCGGCAGGTGGTGTAATGCCAGGTGAAACGGCCTCTGTAATTACAAAAAGCACAAGCGATTGGACCGCCTTTAGAATCCCATTACGTTTACTTCCAGACCGAACTCCGGTAAAAGCATTAATCCAAATGCAAATGGTTGGTAGTGGTTTTCCAGTTACACCGCCATATGGTATGAGTGCTATAGAATTAGCTCAAAAATATCCTAGTACCGACGGTAGCGAAGTGTTTATTGATGAGTTATGTTTTTGTGGAGAAGCAGATGTAATTGACCCTGATGACCCTATATTAAATGCTATAGGAATGGGAACTGGGGGAGGTTCTGGATCCGGGACAGGAGATGAAAACAACTCAGGAAATGAAACAGGGGAAGTTATTTATATGGCTCCCAACGGCAGTGACACTAATTCTGGTACAAGAGCGAATCCGTTTGCAACCATTCAAAAGGCACTAACGGTAGCACAAGGAAAGCGATTGCAAGGTAAGCCTGTGAAAATTATTGTTAAAGACGGGACCTACAGACAAGAGGCTTCGATAAGTGGGAATGGTGGAAATCTACCTCCTTTACAAATTGAAGCAGAGAATCTACATCAAGCGATTTTTATAGGTTCTGAACCTATTACGGTGAACCCTAATTGGCAGAGTCAAACGCAGAATTTGTATATGACTACAAATGGGACGCTACATCCAGATCAAAAGCCGGTATTTAATGCTGCCAATTATAGCAATCCAATGGATACTTCGGTTCCTGCGTTGTTAGTTAATGGAAGACAGTTAAAGCATCAGCAAGGAGGTAACCTAATGGATATTTCTAATGCTTACGTGTATAGTCCACAATTGTTTATGGTAAACCCAGGCGGGGTAAACCTTACGTCAGCTAGCATTGAAGTAAGTGTACGAGAAAACGCAATTAAAGTTGAAAGTGGAGGAAATGTACTAGTGAAAGGGTTGCGTTTAAAAGGCTACCCTCAAGCAAGTATCCCTCAATTAACAGACCAGCAAATGCCAGGACTTGATGGCGTGCAAGCTACTAACTGCAAGTATGAGTAA
- the tpx gene encoding thiol peroxidase — MANITLGGTPIKTSGNLPAVQSILSDFELTATDLSTKTLSDYKGYRKLLNIFPSVDTGVCAASSRKFNEEAASLENTKVLCISRDLPFAQARFCAADGLEHVEMLSDFKTGSFGKQNGLDITTGAFEGLHSRVVLVLDENNTILYSEQVPEIGQAPNYENALNALK, encoded by the coding sequence ATGGCTAACATTACATTAGGAGGAACCCCAATAAAAACTTCTGGAAATCTTCCTGCAGTACAAAGTATCCTCTCAGATTTTGAACTCACAGCAACAGATTTATCTACAAAAACCCTTAGTGATTACAAGGGTTACCGTAAGTTACTAAACATTTTTCCTAGTGTAGACACAGGCGTTTGTGCTGCCTCGTCTAGAAAATTCAACGAAGAAGCAGCTTCGCTAGAAAATACCAAAGTGCTTTGTATTTCTAGAGACCTACCATTTGCTCAAGCTAGATTTTGTGCAGCAGATGGCTTAGAACATGTTGAAATGTTAAGCGACTTTAAAACAGGTTCCTTCGGAAAACAGAATGGTCTAGATATTACTACTGGAGCTTTTGAAGGCCTACATTCTAGAGTGGTATTGGTTTTAGATGAGAATAATACTATTCTTTATAGTGAACAGGTGCCAGAAATTGGACAAGCACCCAACTACGAAAACGCATTAAATGCATTAAAATAA
- a CDS encoding diacylglycerol kinase: MWNTFLGKRLKGFKYAAKGAYMLVRHEASIQVQFVISLIMIGAGFYFEISATEWMFQMLAIGLVLSVEGLNTAAEEIANFVHPDFHNKIGYIKDVAAGAVFFAAGIAIVVGCIIYIPKF, from the coding sequence ATGTGGAACACTTTTCTAGGCAAACGTCTTAAAGGCTTTAAATACGCAGCGAAAGGTGCCTATATGCTGGTGCGTCATGAAGCGAGTATACAGGTACAGTTTGTTATTTCATTAATTATGATTGGTGCTGGCTTTTACTTTGAAATTTCCGCAACAGAGTGGATGTTTCAGATGTTGGCTATTGGGTTAGTTCTTAGCGTTGAAGGCTTAAATACCGCTGCCGAAGAAATTGCAAATTTTGTTCACCCAGACTTCCATAATAAGATTGGTTATATTAAAGACGTTGCCGCGGGTGCTGTATTCTTTGCCGCTGGCATTGCCATAGTGGTAGGTTGTATTATTTATATTCCGAAGTTTTAA
- a CDS encoding vWA domain-containing protein, producing MKKLLLILCLVFLANLAFGQNKQNPETPSPIIFIYDASGSMWGQMEGKTKMEIASTVLSTSINDFAENQQIGLIAYGHRKKGDCRDVETLLPMSNTSKSKVATAVKNIKPLGKTPLAYTAETVIGQLRTSKQKATIVLITDGIESCDGDICKVVSAAKKEGIDFKLHIVGFGLKKGETEQLKCAAKAGDGNYYDAADASGLGDAMTLVASETVDKPDGNHGVYATMNGEAIDAYVKAYKAGTDNEAGYKRTYRDTAFVFLPQETYDLVVRPLENSKVKPITIKNVQTSDDKLTYTIVSFDGGTLAVTTTNNGEGWDSTLKIKDADGKVVNGARTYGKTKEIELNAGTYSIDIQALVMKGLNTTTTIKDQVIVGGQTTNVSFDFETGQASIAGTYNGEQYDVGVKIKDAATGEIVYGGRTYKKFRDVILNPGTYNVTLVEVGVYNSSAKSAQFTMEVKKGETVTVSKEIK from the coding sequence ATGAAAAAATTACTTCTGATTCTTTGTCTGGTTTTTCTCGCTAATCTAGCGTTTGGACAAAACAAGCAAAATCCTGAAACACCCTCGCCTATCATCTTTATTTATGATGCTAGTGGTTCTATGTGGGGACAAATGGAGGGCAAAACCAAAATGGAAATCGCTTCGACAGTACTTTCTACTTCTATAAACGACTTTGCTGAAAATCAGCAAATTGGTTTAATTGCTTATGGCCATAGAAAAAAGGGGGATTGTCGCGATGTGGAAACATTATTGCCAATGTCTAACACTTCTAAAAGTAAAGTAGCAACCGCTGTTAAAAATATTAAACCATTAGGAAAAACACCACTAGCCTATACGGCAGAAACGGTAATTGGGCAGCTTAGAACTTCAAAACAAAAAGCGACCATTGTTTTAATAACAGATGGTATTGAGTCTTGCGATGGTGACATCTGTAAGGTAGTTTCCGCAGCAAAAAAAGAAGGAATCGATTTTAAACTACATATTGTAGGTTTCGGACTAAAGAAAGGCGAAACAGAACAACTTAAATGTGCCGCAAAGGCAGGCGATGGTAACTATTACGACGCTGCAGATGCTAGCGGACTAGGAGATGCAATGACTTTAGTAGCGTCAGAAACTGTAGACAAGCCCGATGGAAATCACGGAGTGTATGCCACTATGAATGGAGAAGCTATTGATGCATATGTTAAGGCATATAAAGCAGGAACCGATAATGAAGCAGGCTACAAGCGAACTTATAGAGACACTGCCTTCGTCTTTCTCCCTCAAGAAACATACGATTTGGTGGTTAGACCTTTAGAAAACTCTAAAGTAAAGCCAATTACAATAAAAAATGTACAAACGTCTGATGACAAACTCACTTACACTATTGTAAGCTTTGATGGCGGAACACTTGCAGTCACCACGACAAATAATGGTGAAGGCTGGGATAGTACATTAAAAATAAAGGATGCAGATGGTAAGGTTGTAAACGGGGCTAGAACATATGGAAAAACTAAAGAAATTGAATTAAATGCTGGCACCTATAGCATCGATATTCAGGCATTAGTAATGAAAGGGCTTAACACCACAACTACCATAAAAGATCAGGTAATTGTTGGAGGGCAAACAACAAATGTGTCTTTTGACTTTGAAACCGGGCAAGCGAGTATTGCGGGAACTTACAATGGTGAGCAATATGATGTTGGTGTAAAGATTAAAGATGCGGCAACGGGCGAGATTGTTTATGGAGGTAGAACCTACAAGAAATTTAGAGATGTTATTCTAAATCCTGGTACATATAATGTTACATTAGTAGAGGTGGGCGTATACAATTCTTCTGCAAAAAGCGCTCAATTTACTATGGAAGTTAAAAAAGGAGAAACGGTAACTGTCTCAAAGGAAATTAAATAA